Genomic window (Temnothorax longispinosus isolate EJ_2023e chromosome 3, Tlon_JGU_v1, whole genome shotgun sequence):
GATATTTTATGCGAATGATGACTGCAAAAAATTCTTACGTTTTAAACGTACtatttaaaatgaaacgtGTATACTTATATTccatatagtaaaatattctttgactttttaaaattatttttaaattatatctttacattttagaaatatgtcaataatatataaaagtatttagtCTCGATACAGATCATTACTCTAGGAGCACGCGTCGACTGTGAAAAAGTCAGTGATGGTTTGTGCACACGCACacttttctccttttattGAATACTTTATAACTTACTACTTTCTTATAAATTGCATCATAAATTATCTAATCTAGCATAAACGTAGCAAAAATTAGGGAAAAATATTACTCTGAAATTGGAACATTAGCAATTGAACAATTTTACTGGAGAAGAGGTCGGCGATTAAGcgatcaatatataatatgagcAATTGAACGGATGTTCATTTCTCATAGAAATATACTTGCGTATTCCCTGAGAGCCGCACAAGCATTTCGCCAATTTTCAGTAACGCAATAACATATATGTCTCTTCGTTGCATGATGCGTGCTCTCATAAGTTATGTTAAACCATTTAGAGAAATGGTAATCGCTTAGTCTTACATATCGCACCCCAAAAAGAATACTGTCACAACtcaaaaaatttcgattttgagTTAAGTGCCATAAAAAGTATGCCTAATGTGTTCCCTATACATGCTTATAATAGTGTTACAAATCTATATGCAAAATTCGCTGTACGGGAGCAGAGAAGTAtcgttattcttttaaacCGATTAAGTTGCAATCGTTGGATGAATAGTGTCATAAGTGAATTGACAAGTGAATCACAGTAGATGTCTTCAAAAAAACAGCATAAGTttcattataacaaaatgtcgTAATTGCAATTGCGTTAGTTGTCTCACAAttcaataaaaagttgaattatttgtttttcctctctcccgaaaattatgaatttttgagttgtgacattgtttttttttatggtgcgatatatatatcgatatatcaattattaatatattattgctaACTTACTGTAAACATTACCGTTTTAaacacttttatattttcttagaattaaGAGTTCTTACAATTTTATCGAGATTATCGGTCAATACAACTTTTTAGATTATAGTATGTAATTCGTTTTAGTGTGCTAATTAGTTTCTTCACTATCATTATTTTACTACACTATATCAATTGATTTGCTGTACATCAATTCTGCATCGAATAAAGAACGGTGAAATACGACACTGCCGTGCTCAGTAACTATAATAACacataactttttatttttatctatctataaaatatattttatatttaacactaTTTTGAAAGATATTCTTCTTACCGTAGCAGCACCTTCTAACGATCCCACGAATAGTCCAGCAATATTCATAGTGAACGCCTTGGTACCTCTTTGCAAGAGGAACAGgatcattttttgtatttgcaaCGGAGTAACGTACCACTGGACATTGTATCTacattatgataaaataattaatgattgagaaatataaaagaaatctgCCAATAAATTTGATACACGTTAAGACTCCTATTGGCTTGATTGCCAAGTCTACGTTGACAGAGTACAAACAGTGTTACACGTTGCAAAATTGTGAACTGAAAAGCGTAACTAAACTATTCTTTCGACGTACAAcgttatttttcgttttagtgcagtgtttttatatttaaaataattgtcgtAGTGTTAAGTATAGGTATACCAAAGACTCCTGTTTATAATATgtgaaagtaaatatttatttcaatttggCAGCTATCGGCTAAGGATGGCTTGTTTTCGTCCTTAATTAAGTACAATTCAATTCGACATGTATATTTCGCTAACAAAAGGGGAGTTTCTGGTATATTCTATCGATTACAAACgctattttattgaaaaacatttttattttaatatacgtcGTAAGAATTTTCATGATACACCATACACCTATTTTTCTCGCTTTTGATGTCATCAATTCAAGATGGCTGCAGTGAGTGAACAGAGACCTtaactgtatttttttattccattgATTGATATAAATGcgcatgtaattatattacatacatattatccTTACACAGTGGTAAATACATCATTATTGTGATTCGCAATTTCCTGTGCGAGATAGTTTGCTGCAAACATGTAACAAAAATGgatgatgaaaaatattaatcgtaacGAAAGTTCTTTAACGTCACAGCTAAGGGATACCATCTGAAAAATCTAAAGTACAAGTGCATCTTAATGATTGTCgtaaaactaaattaataacgttaaaccaaataataataaattagaactCTTGatggaaatttaataataattggtcTCGTtactgttattaaatatattattaaaagaaggcGATACGTACCCGAAAAAAATTCAGACTCGCGCAAATCACCCCGACTATTATCAACGAGGAGAACATTACTTTAAATCTAGATATTATCGATTCGGAGAATCttcaaaagaaagaaaacattatTCTATACGCAATATTATCAATCATTataaatgttgtataattactGTTGTATGAATACCAACTTCATAGCTTTGCGATGCATATCCACggcataaattaatttcttataaattaaattctcattCTTCAAGCTGTTTTTTTGCAGAATTTCAATTGTTATTGCTTGTTTAACGCGATAACTGCAAGTGATTTATTTGCCATAACTATATAGGTCTCTTCAAATTTACACGATAGAGTTTtcttatatttgattttatatttatatgtttaccTGGCAATTCGAAACATTCCACATGCATACTGTGAGTAAACTATGAACATTGTTCCTGTCGCTAACATTACACCAACCCCTATGGTAAAGCCCGTGTTTGTATGCAAGCTAATCAAATAGAAATACTTTTCTTGGTCGATAAAGTATTCTGTTACAAACAGTGGTGAAATATGTGGTCGAGTTTCATTCATAGGCAGTAAGATGTCAAAAATGCGCGGCCAAAttggatataataataaagcaaataCGAGCAATATAGCAGACactgaaaaatgtttaaaaatgaattctttcaaaagaattaagaaaatcCATTATAAAATCGCTGGTTAAGTCTCCAAATATAACAAACAATTCGCGTTTAACTGAAATCGAAAGCAGTTATCTTACATGTAAATATAGCCGTGTAACGTTTTGCACCGTTGGCGTACTGTTTCATGATGTTGCTTTCACGTTTATCAGTTAGTTCGTTACAAATATGCTGCAGTTGATCCAGCAAACACTTTATCTgtcgttttaataatatcgcatgctcttttttttatcatgttGGAAAAGTATtatcgtatttatattatattaaaaattttatctctcggaaatatttattcacatacacacgtgaatatatataatacataatatacaggATGTTAGTCGAGAAATTGCTGAAACtaaatagttattatttttgtaatgagTAAACAGAATGGAATAGAATGGAATAAATTGAAACTCTGGAATCCCATTATTTGCGCAAGTGCGCATCATATGTCTCATGTAGTGCgagagtttttatttttaaatatagaaaaagacatattataaaaaataaaaaagaatctgGTTGATTGCAGGATTCagcgatatacatataatcattaaggggatcctaaagtgaaggctgaacttcctcgacgtcggtaatgtcaacatttctaattctgttttcttgtcatatatctatatctgtccttgtctaacgagaggcatctgtctttgttcgattactgcgccatctcttgccacacgcaatattgcttatcctgtcaacctgaatgtgcttttgcacatataaaagttatataaagtaatctttttttctaggttttcaatcttagatctaattgcacgatattgttcttaaatgttgtccctaggtcatgccggtctaattttgtggatatttatcgtggaatttttgtacaaagcaaatattgtcgtcacgtataccaaaaattaacaaaaatattaattttttttcgttttcgatataaatttgaccaccatgacctagattttgatgcgtactttaattctagacaagaattttgcatttctataaagtcaattaaaagattagtgctaagaaaaaaagccggtattacagacggctttaggatccccttaagatAGCGAAAGCATAGTTATagttattaatgttatatagcGTTTATAAGTTTAAAAGTTTGGAAGAGCGTTTCGATTATTTTGTCagttcaaataattattttaaataaatctttgagCTATGCAATCAGTCGAATTGTTGGCCATtcttatacataattaatatacatatttattcttacaaatatacatatatatatatatatatatatcagggTATTTCacaatcatataatattttattattgtgttCTAAAGGTAAAATAGagtaaaaattctaattaaaaaattttgaggcTGCAATAGTTTTTGAGTTACGAGCGATGAAAGTTTTCCAATGATATCACATAAAACTTGCTCTCTCAGTCCAGTAACTACACCTACACGGGTATTGATTTGTCATCTGTCATTGATTTTTTCAAGTCAGgtgatattgatttttactgCAAAgctgattttattttgtcatttcCTGTACGTGTGTATTACGGCTACATCGTACGTTATGGCGATAGGTTAatgttaacaaattataaatcttatacggaaaacatttaattctaatagataatttaattaaataattaaatagtttaattaaataattgatcattaataataaatattaataataatagataaaattattaataatatttttatcattaataataatattaaataaaataaatattaataaaaataactataaatattattattattactagaAGAAGTGAAGTGAagtgtatatacgtataggggagaccggggcgaagtcggccgaattttttcggtgccgatttttaacaacaaaataaatcattttagtgaaatatagtataccattgtaaagagtgaactcttggctacaaaatttatataggcatttttggtctacgtcgctttgttcaaccgGTATAAAGcaaaaacgacaaaggtgcaaaaatcgaaaagtcaaaattccCGGAGCGGAGTCGTGTCTTCATTCTCGGACTGGATTTTGAATAAAGATACATAAGtttgatcataaaaattaatagaatacactttatttattgttttttagtagaaaaatggaaagcagaaaataatttcaagaaaatcaatttttttttttgctaacaGTTAAAGCATGTAAAAACAGAGTCTGACGAGCACTGTTTTTCATCGGCtctgttttctattatctCCGTGCAtacgcagcacatattatttaactttcttGACTTCGTTTTAGCTTGGTCATGACTTTGCCCCGAATACAAGTTTTAGGTTTGgtcgcttataaaataatagaaatcaatgaaagagtaaaaaaaactgcactggattcgtgttcacagcatgcattactctttagaatcatttactttgAGATTCAGAGAGACAATAAtacttaagatattacaaactttcgacgcgaaagaaattttactttcgacctgcgaaaacacgtttgcttCGATAAGAATCACAGCATGGCACGTAACCTtactaaactccgttggtcacgtGGGCACCATATAAGCCGCGTTTACAGTATCAATGgcgagttcacacaacatacagatttcgagataattgcaaaaacgaTTCCGCCCCGGGGCCGACTTCGCCCCAGTCTCCtctacacatatatacatatatgcatatatgtatacataagtatatattgtattgtgTGAAAAtgaatacttttataatataatgtaattgatttattttattctgtttacTCAAAATTacatctatttaattttagcaaTTTCCAATCGTCACCTTGTATGTTTTACTTACGACTTCAAggttaatacaaaataaaatgtatttaatcacaaaagtaatagaaaataatgcaGAAGAAAGAACATTGATAAGAAGATCCGGAGTACATTGTGAAGTCAGAAACGTTGTGAGCtgcaaaaagatattttttatttaccgaaatttccattaaaattactattttcttatgcaattAGAAAAAGTCATTAATTGATTGTTtttcaatatgtaataatttaaattagaaatctatttaaataatcaaagtataaaattataaattttgtttttttctgtaatacaCACATGCGCgtgtgtattataatattaatattgatgtgtAATATACACAACATTGAGTTTGAATgatataatagttttaatatatgtaaaattgcaaagtcaattgctaaaaataattttttttattttgtaattaaagtcCCATATCATGGAATtaaaactctctctctctctctctctctctctctctctcttctctctctctttacgtacctgaaataaaataaatgttgccAAAACACTAAGAAACAAAACTAATTGGAATTGAACGAGTTTAGATTGCTGATAAGGCCATAGACCAAATGTAAGTAGTAGATACCGATTGAGACCaatatgtaaagaatttatacgGATCATTTCTCCACGAGCATATACATGCATGTAACAGCGAAAGGATCGATGCGcctattttcttctttcgacTAGTTTGCAGTTGCGTATTcccttatttatttagtttaaattttaatgtaaattgcccaatttttttaatgcgatgTAAAATGCAACAAAATGTTACCGTGAGATCGGAACATTCGCATTTTATCAACGTCGGGACCTGGGAATAGGTCGACGATTAAGCGATCAATGTAATTTAAGGTAATGCgatgtatataaaatgcaacAAAATGTTTACCTTGAGATCGGAACATTCGCATTTTAGCAACGTCGCGCGGGACCTGGGAATAAGCGATTAAGCGATCAATGTAATTGAACGTTTATTTCTcaggaaagaaaaatacttttctaaATGTATCTCCTGACAAAGAATCGCGCAGGCGTATTTTCAGTAGCGCGTTTTGTCGCGTCTCGTTCGTTTCGTAGTGCGTGAACTCATAAgttacattttgattttagaGGAAACGATCAGTTATACATATCGATATATTGGccagtaatttattattattattaaatacacttTTCAATGTACGTGTTGCTATAAACACCACTTGCTTTAGatgttttcatatttttccaaattttacgTTCTCCTCAGAAGTATcgttatattcttttaaaccgATTAAGTTGCAATCGCTGGATGAATAATGTCATAAGTGAATTGACAAGTGAATCACAGCAGACGTCTTCAAAAAAACAGTATAAGTttcattataacaaaatgtcgTAATTGCAATTGCGTAAGTTGTctcacaatttaataaaaagttgaattatttgtttttcctcTCTCCCGAAAACTGTGAATTTTTGAGTTGTgatattgtttttctttatggtgcgatatatactatatatcgatatatacatatatcaattattaatatattattgctaACTTACTGTAAACACACATGACCGTTTTAaacacttttatattttcttacaattaagGAGTTCTTACAATTTTATCGAGATTATCGGTCAATACAACTTTTTAGATTATAGTATGTAATTCGTTTTAGTGTGCTAATTAGTTTCTTCACTATCATTATTTCACTACACTATATCAATTGATTTGCTTTACATCAATTCTGCATCGAATAAAGAACGGTGAAATACGACACTGCCGTGCTCACCAGTAACTATAATAACacataactttttatttttatctatctataaaatatattttacatttaacacTATTTTGAAAGATAACGATTCCACGAATAGTCCAGCAATATTCATAGTGAACGCCTTGGTATCTCTTTGCAAGAGGAACAGgatcattttttgtatttgcaaCGAAGTAACGTACCACTGGACATTGTATCTacattatgataaaataattaatgattgagaaatataaaaaaaatctgccaATAAATTTGATACACGTTAAGACTCCTACTGGTttgattgaattatatatgaagcaGAAGTATAATTTTCCGGGGATTGCCAtgcataaaatgtataatgacAGAGAGACATACAGACGGGTCAGgtacttatacatatagataggggtagaaagaactaaagaatgtaatagaattagaaaaattgctaattgtAAAGGAGTTTccaatttctgttaaaaaaaaatgtacgtgattgcTCCAATTTCTGCAAACTTCGAGATAtcaaactaaaatttttttatagataatttttctttatggataatttttatggataattaaagaattatatatgaactaggggtaaaatatatatattttccggaaaatgctataaagtgtataatttttcgttaccgcgGCGAtcatctttttggaaaccggttccgaaaTTTATTCTACTCGATAAGGATGACCGAAAAAAAGGATGTGTGGTGAAGgccaattttgttttaatttttactattataataaagagacAGAGTTTGTAGCCTTTTTTTGGTTCGCTATGATCTCGAAAACcaatggaccgaatttttaccaaaagtatatgaaataggggtagaatttcccggggagtgttattatgtgtatatttttttgttaccaatttctggtaaccggtttttttaatttttctaatttttcgagaaataattgaccgaattttaaagaattgtatataaaacaggggtagaatttcccgggaactgccataaaatgtataattttttgttaccgatctttttggaaaccggttacaaaatttttcaaaggaCCTTGGGCCCAGCCATAGGGAAAATGGATCCCGGTCAAATTGGTTGAAACTGCAGTATGTTGTACTTTATCTCCTGATCAAAAGTGTTAATGGGCACGAAGTCCGGAACCATCTACTTTTCGAGTTATCAGACGTTGAACACGGTAAAAATGAGGATATTGGGGATATTCTATTTTAGAGTATCCACGGCAATAATTCTTTAGGGTCGcatttttgtgtgtgtgtgcgtgtgtgtgtgtgtgtgtgtgtgtgtgtgtgtgtgtgtgtgtgtgtgtgtgtgtgtgtgtgtgtgtgtgtgtgtgtgtgtgtgtgtgtgtatgtgtgtgtgtgtgtgtgtgtgtgtgtgtgtgtgtgtgtgtgaaagtATGTCCGTATGAGCGTGTGCGTGTaagtgcgtgcgtgtgtgtgtgtgtgtgtgtgtgtgtgtgtgcgcgcgcgtgtgcgtgggtatgtgtgtgtgggtatATCTGTATgagcgtgcgtgtgtgcgcgcgcgcgtgcatgtgcgtgggtatgtgtgtgtagGTATGTCTGTatgagcgtgtgcgtgtgcgtgtgagtgcgtgcgtgcgtgcgtgcgcgcgcgtgcgtgggTATGTGTGTCTGGGTATGCTGTatgagcgtgtgcgtgtgcgtgtgtgtgtgcgcgcgtgtgcgtgggtatgtgtgtgtgggtatGTCTGTATgaatgtgtgcgtgtgtgtgtgtgtgtgtgtgtgtgtgtgtgtgtgtgtgtgtgtgtgagtgcgTGTGTGTGGGGGGTATGtctgtgtatgtgcgtgtgaATGTAGATGTAATCAGTGCATCGTCGGCATTAGCATCATTGTCGCGGCGGGGTGCCACAGGTCGTGCCCCGCGTCCTAAGGCCAGATCAGGGAGGAGAAACCTCGCGTAGAGCAAAAGGGCAAAAGCTGGCTTGATCTCGATGTTCAGTACGCATAGAGACTGCGAAAGCACGCGCGGCCTATCGATCCTTTTGGCTTGAAGAGTTTTCAGCAAGAGGTGTCAGAAAAGTTACCACAGAGATAACTGGCTTGTGGCGGCCAAGCGTTCATAGCGACGTCGCTTTTTGATCCTTCGATCGGTCCGCGATCCTGGGGCCGCTACGGCCAACCGCGGGCCGCCGAGGCGGCCGTACCCGCAATAGGAGTCTCGTGAGTCGAACGGCTCAAAACAATGTGACACACTACTAGGCGGCCGGTCCTCTCGCGGGCCAGTCGTCGCACAAGCCCGGTTTGCCGTACGGCGCCTCTGCCCGTTGTCAGGATCTCACCGCTTACGACGGCACGGCGTCTAACAGTCAAACATAAGTTGCTTTCGCAGTTTTTATGCGTACTGAACATCAAGCCAGCTTTTGTCCTTTTGCTCTACGCGAGGTTTCTGTTTTCGCTGAGCTGGCCTTAGGACACCTGCGTTATTCTTTGACAGATGTCCACGCTGTGTACATTGGGTGATGCTAATGCCGACGGTGCACtgatcat
Coding sequences:
- the LOC139809981 gene encoding uncharacterized protein gives rise to the protein MHVYARGEMIRINSLHIGLNRYLLLTFGLWPYQQSKLVQFQLVLFLSVLATFILFQLTTFLTSQCTPDLLINVLSSALFSITFVIKYILFCINLEVIKCLLDQLQHICNELTDKRESNIMKQYANGAKRYTAIFTLSAILLVFALLLYPIWPRIFDILLPMNETRPHISPLFVTEYFIDQEKYFYLISLHTNTGFTIGVGVMLATGTMFIVYSQYACGMFRIASYRVKQAITIEILQKNSLKNENLIYKKLIYAVDMHRKAMKFSESIISRFKVMFSSLIIVGVICASLNFFRIFQMVSLSCDVKELSLRLIFFIIHFCYMFAANYLAQEIANHNNDVFTTVYNVQWYVTPLQIQKMILFLLQRGTKAFTMNIAGLFVGSLEGAATLLSTAVSYFTVLYSMQN